One window of the Paenibacillus beijingensis genome contains the following:
- the adhE gene encoding bifunctional acetaldehyde-CoA/alcohol dehydrogenase codes for MAVKEINVQEHQSAQDEVNRLVARAKQAQATFMNMTQEQIDRIVQEMALAGLDRHMALAKLAVEETGRGVYEDKITKNLFATEYIYHSIKNEKTVGVIEDNPYESYQKVAEPVGVIAGVTPVTNPTSTTMFKALIAAKTRNPIIFAFHPSAQKSSAAAASALLEAAVRAGAPQYCVQWIETPSVEATQLLMNHPDVALVLATGGSSMVKAAYSTGKPALGVGPGNVPCFIEQSADLRQAVTDLVLSKTFDNGMICASEQAVIIEEPVYGQVKKLMQEAGCHFLTTEETEAVSKLVINKEKCAVNAIIVGQPAVKIADLAGIAVPADTKILVAELQGVGPDYPLSAEKLSPVLACYKVQTAAQGIERAAEVVAFGGLGHSSVIHSKNEDVIAAFAAKLQTGRVIVNSPSTHGAIGDLYNTNLPSLTLGCGSYGHNSTASNVSAVNLLNIKRVAYRTVNMQWFKIPPKIYFEKGATQYLEKMPDISRVLIVTDAVMEKLGYVEKLEYYLRKRQLPVYVEVFSDVEPDPSVETVEKGRKLMESFQPDCIIALGGGSPMDAAKAMWLFYEYPDTSFHSLKMKFLDIRKRVYKYPRLGRKAKFVAIPTTSGTGSEVTSFAVITDKNQGNTKYPLADYELTPDVAIIDPEFVYSLPKTAVADTGMDVLTHAIEAYVSVMASDYTDGLALQAIRLVFQNLEKSYHTADPAAREKMHNASTLAGMAFANAFLGINHSLAHKWGGQYHTAHGRTNAILMPHVIRYNAQKPTKFASFPKYGHFIADQRYADIARMLGLPARTAEEGVGSLIDAIRKLNHSLGIPESFQALGFDPADFEEKVGYLADRAFEDQCTTANPRMPLVTELADIYRNAFYGKF; via the coding sequence ATGGCTGTAAAGGAAATTAACGTGCAGGAACATCAGTCCGCCCAAGACGAAGTGAACCGGTTGGTCGCCCGCGCTAAGCAGGCGCAGGCAACATTCATGAACATGACCCAGGAGCAGATTGACCGTATCGTACAGGAAATGGCGCTTGCCGGACTCGACCGCCACATGGCGCTTGCCAAGCTGGCCGTCGAAGAAACCGGACGCGGGGTTTACGAGGACAAAATAACAAAAAATCTGTTCGCGACGGAGTATATTTATCACAGCATTAAAAACGAAAAAACGGTCGGCGTCATCGAAGACAACCCCTATGAGAGCTACCAGAAGGTAGCGGAGCCGGTAGGTGTCATTGCCGGCGTCACTCCCGTCACCAACCCGACGTCCACGACGATGTTCAAGGCGCTGATCGCAGCCAAGACGCGCAACCCGATCATTTTCGCGTTCCATCCGTCCGCGCAGAAGAGCAGCGCCGCGGCGGCAAGCGCACTGCTCGAAGCGGCCGTACGCGCCGGTGCCCCGCAGTACTGCGTGCAGTGGATCGAAACGCCGTCCGTGGAAGCGACGCAGTTGCTGATGAACCACCCGGACGTTGCGCTTGTGCTGGCGACCGGCGGCTCCTCGATGGTTAAGGCTGCCTACAGCACCGGCAAGCCGGCGCTCGGCGTCGGGCCGGGCAACGTGCCGTGCTTTATCGAGCAGTCGGCCGATTTGCGCCAGGCGGTCACCGACCTGGTTCTGTCCAAGACGTTCGACAACGGCATGATCTGCGCTTCCGAGCAGGCTGTCATAATCGAAGAGCCGGTATACGGGCAAGTGAAAAAGCTGATGCAGGAGGCAGGCTGCCACTTCCTGACGACGGAGGAGACGGAAGCGGTATCGAAGCTCGTCATCAACAAGGAAAAATGCGCCGTCAACGCCATTATTGTCGGCCAGCCGGCCGTCAAAATCGCCGATCTGGCGGGAATTGCGGTGCCTGCCGATACGAAGATTCTCGTTGCCGAGCTGCAGGGCGTCGGCCCGGATTACCCGCTGTCAGCGGAGAAGCTGAGCCCCGTGCTCGCCTGCTACAAGGTGCAAACGGCCGCGCAAGGCATTGAGCGCGCGGCAGAGGTCGTCGCTTTCGGCGGACTTGGGCACTCCTCGGTCATCCATTCGAAGAACGAGGACGTCATCGCCGCTTTTGCCGCTAAGCTGCAGACCGGACGCGTCATCGTCAACTCTCCGTCGACCCACGGCGCCATCGGCGACCTGTACAACACGAACCTGCCGTCGCTTACGCTCGGCTGCGGATCGTACGGCCATAACTCCACCGCTTCGAACGTGTCGGCCGTCAATCTGCTCAACATCAAGCGCGTCGCATACCGGACGGTCAACATGCAGTGGTTTAAAATTCCGCCAAAAATCTACTTCGAGAAAGGCGCAACGCAGTACTTGGAAAAAATGCCGGATATCTCGCGCGTCCTGATCGTCACCGACGCGGTAATGGAGAAGCTCGGCTACGTGGAGAAGCTCGAATATTATCTGCGCAAGCGGCAGCTGCCGGTTTATGTGGAAGTGTTCTCGGACGTCGAGCCCGACCCGTCTGTGGAAACGGTGGAGAAGGGCCGGAAGCTGATGGAAAGCTTCCAGCCGGACTGCATCATCGCCCTTGGCGGCGGCTCGCCGATGGACGCGGCGAAGGCGATGTGGCTGTTCTACGAATATCCGGACACGAGCTTCCATTCGCTGAAAATGAAGTTTTTGGACATCCGCAAACGAGTGTACAAATATCCGCGTCTTGGCCGGAAAGCGAAATTCGTCGCCATTCCGACCACGTCGGGCACCGGCTCGGAAGTGACGTCTTTCGCCGTCATTACCGACAAGAATCAGGGCAATACGAAATACCCGCTTGCCGATTACGAGCTGACACCGGATGTGGCGATCATCGACCCGGAATTCGTCTACAGCCTGCCGAAGACAGCGGTCGCCGACACGGGGATGGACGTTCTGACACACGCGATCGAAGCTTACGTCTCGGTTATGGCCAGCGACTACACCGACGGTCTGGCGCTGCAGGCAATCCGGCTCGTGTTCCAGAACCTGGAGAAGTCGTACCATACGGCCGATCCGGCGGCTCGGGAAAAAATGCATAACGCTTCGACGCTCGCCGGCATGGCGTTCGCCAACGCGTTCCTCGGCATCAACCACAGTCTGGCTCATAAATGGGGCGGGCAATACCATACGGCACACGGACGGACCAATGCGATTCTGATGCCGCACGTCATCCGCTACAATGCGCAGAAGCCGACGAAATTTGCATCGTTCCCGAAATACGGCCATTTTATCGCCGACCAGCGGTATGCAGACATCGCCCGGATGCTCGGCTTGCCTGCGCGCACGGCCGAGGAAGGCGTCGGCAGCCTGATCGACGCGATCCGCAAGCTGAATCATTCGCTCGGCATTCCGGAATCGTTCCAGGCGCTCGGATTTGATCCGGCCGATTTTGAGGAGAAGGTGGGGTATCTCGCCGACCGCGCATTTGAGGATCAGTGCACGACGGCGAACCCGCGCATGCCGCTCGTTACGGAGCTGGCAGACATTTACCGCAACGCGTTTTACGGGAAATTTTAA